In a genomic window of Nostoc sp. UHCC 0870:
- a CDS encoding universal stress protein, whose product MLKNILVALDRSEMGEQVFEQALALAKATQGNLLLVHILSPEEDGSPNIPMVSNYDYYPGLSGQSFEVYQKEWDRFKDEGVRILQSYSAKANTAGVTTQFQQILGSPGRTICKLATNWDADLIVMGHRGLGGLKEFFLGSVSNYVLHHAPCSVHIVHCPLKEQATIPEDSQKPQAISA is encoded by the coding sequence ATGTTGAAAAACATTTTAGTCGCATTGGATCGCTCGGAAATGGGAGAACAGGTTTTTGAGCAAGCATTAGCTTTAGCAAAAGCCACCCAAGGTAACTTGCTGTTAGTACACATCTTGTCACCAGAAGAAGATGGAAGTCCTAACATCCCGATGGTGTCTAATTATGACTACTATCCAGGACTAAGCGGTCAAAGCTTTGAGGTATATCAAAAAGAATGGGATCGCTTTAAAGATGAAGGTGTGAGAATATTGCAATCCTACAGTGCTAAAGCCAACACAGCAGGAGTCACCACACAATTTCAACAAATCTTGGGTAGTCCTGGACGCACAATTTGTAAATTAGCCACAAATTGGGATGCTGATTTAATCGTCATGGGACACAGGGGTCTAGGCGGGTTGAAAGAATTCTTTCTGGGTAGTGTAAGTAACTATGTCCTGCACCATGCGCCTTGTTCAGTTCACATAGTCCATTGTCCATTGAAGGAACAAGCAACTATTCCAGAAGACTCGCAAAAACCCCAAGCAATATCAGCGTAG
- the hoxU gene encoding bidirectional hydrogenase complex protein HoxU yields the protein MSVKTLTIDGQLVSAREEETVLQAAQEAGVHIPTLCHLEGVGDVGACRLCLVQIAGMNKLLPACVTKVSEGMEVMTNSDRLQSYRRTIIEMLFAEGNHICSVCVANGNCELQDLAIEMGMDHVRLAYHFADRKVDVSHDRFGLDHNRCVLCTRCIRVCDEIEGAHTWDMAGRGTNSHVITDLSQPWGTSQTCTSCGKCVNACPTGALFYQGSSVGEMKRDRAKLDFLVTAREKQQWNL from the coding sequence GTGTCTGTAAAAACCCTAACTATAGATGGACAATTAGTCAGCGCACGAGAGGAAGAAACGGTATTACAGGCGGCGCAAGAAGCGGGTGTTCATATTCCCACACTGTGCCATTTAGAGGGTGTGGGAGATGTGGGTGCTTGTCGGCTGTGTTTGGTGCAAATTGCTGGGATGAATAAGTTGCTTCCTGCTTGTGTAACGAAAGTTTCTGAAGGTATGGAAGTGATGACTAATAGCGATCGCCTACAAAGTTATCGTCGTACAATTATCGAAATGTTATTCGCCGAAGGTAATCACATCTGCTCGGTGTGTGTAGCTAACGGTAATTGTGAATTACAAGACCTAGCCATTGAGATGGGGATGGATCATGTGCGTTTAGCCTATCATTTCGCCGATCGCAAAGTTGATGTCTCTCACGATCGCTTCGGTCTTGATCATAACCGTTGTGTTCTTTGTACTCGTTGCATCCGTGTATGTGATGAGATAGAAGGCGCACATACCTGGGATATGGCAGGAAGGGGGACAAACTCCCACGTGATTACCGACTTGAGCCAACCTTGGGGAACTTCCCAAACTTGTACCTCCTGCGGTAAATGCGTAAATGCTTGTCCCACAGGTGCGCTATTCTACCAAGGCTCTAGCGTCGGCGAAATGAAACGCGATCGCGCCAAACTCGATTTTTTAGTTACCGCACGGGAAAAACAGCAATGGAATCTTTGA
- a CDS encoding NuoF family protein produces MELTELLGISRQERSQAKPVQIRCCTAAGCLSANSQAVKQQLEASVKAEGLETEVQVSGVGCMRLCCQGPLVEVERVGTGNDESKSLTDNLYEKVTPEDAPAIIETLKGKESHLSVVDLEQPFFTHQMPIVLENSGKIDPERIQSYIATGGYQALYYVLRDMTSVEVVDTISRSGLRGRGGAGYPTGLKWATVAKAKGERKFVICNADEGDPGAFMDRSVLESDPHRVLEGMAIAGYAVGASQGYIYVRAEYPIAIKRLQTAINQAQRLGILGSKIFDSPFDFKIDIRIGAGAYVCGEETALMASIEGKRGLPSPRPPYPAESGLWGHPTLINNVETFANIAPIIRKGADWFASIGTAKSKGTKVFALAGRIRNTGLIEVPMGTSLREIVEQMGGGIPDGGMAKAVQTGGPSGGCIPAAAFDTPVDYESLTSLGSMMGSGGMIVMDQTTNMVDVARFFMEFCMDESCGKCIPCRVGTVQLHKLLTKISEGKASHSDLQLLEELCDMVKHTSLCGLGQSAPNPVFSTLRYFQEEYLELIGE; encoded by the coding sequence ATGGAACTGACTGAATTATTAGGTATCTCTCGACAAGAACGTTCTCAAGCCAAACCAGTACAAATTCGTTGCTGTACGGCGGCTGGTTGTCTGTCGGCTAACTCCCAAGCTGTTAAACAACAATTAGAAGCATCTGTAAAAGCAGAAGGTTTGGAGACAGAAGTACAAGTTTCTGGCGTGGGTTGTATGCGCTTGTGTTGTCAGGGGCCTTTGGTGGAAGTTGAGAGAGTAGGAACTGGGAACGACGAGTCCAAATCTTTAACAGATAACCTTTATGAAAAAGTTACTCCTGAAGATGCACCTGCGATTATTGAGACGCTGAAAGGAAAAGAGTCACATCTGTCGGTAGTGGATTTAGAACAGCCTTTTTTTACACACCAGATGCCAATTGTTTTAGAGAATAGTGGCAAAATTGACCCAGAACGGATTCAATCTTACATTGCTACTGGCGGTTATCAGGCTCTCTATTATGTCCTGCGGGATATGACCTCAGTTGAGGTTGTGGATACTATTAGCCGCAGTGGTTTGCGGGGAAGGGGTGGTGCAGGTTATCCTACGGGTTTGAAATGGGCGACGGTGGCTAAGGCCAAAGGAGAGCGCAAATTTGTTATTTGTAACGCCGATGAGGGAGATCCTGGGGCGTTTATGGATAGGAGTGTACTAGAGAGCGATCCCCATCGAGTATTAGAGGGAATGGCGATCGCAGGTTATGCTGTTGGTGCAAGTCAAGGTTATATATATGTAAGGGCAGAATATCCCATCGCGATCAAACGCTTACAAACTGCCATTAATCAAGCTCAACGCCTCGGTATTTTAGGTAGTAAAATCTTTGACTCTCCCTTTGATTTTAAAATTGATATCCGCATCGGTGCAGGGGCTTATGTTTGCGGTGAAGAAACTGCTCTCATGGCTTCTATCGAAGGTAAGCGCGGTCTTCCTAGCCCACGTCCCCCCTATCCGGCTGAATCTGGTTTATGGGGACATCCTACTTTAATTAATAACGTCGAAACCTTTGCTAATATTGCACCTATTATCCGTAAAGGTGCTGATTGGTTTGCTAGTATCGGTACTGCTAAAAGCAAAGGTACAAAAGTATTTGCACTCGCTGGGAGAATTCGCAACACAGGTTTAATTGAAGTGCCAATGGGTACTTCCTTACGAGAAATAGTTGAACAAATGGGGGGTGGTATTCCCGATGGTGGTATGGCGAAAGCAGTACAAACAGGTGGCCCTTCTGGGGGATGTATTCCCGCCGCCGCTTTTGATACTCCTGTAGACTATGAATCCTTGACCAGTCTAGGTTCAATGATGGGTTCTGGTGGGATGATCGTCATGGATCAAACTACTAACATGGTAGATGTCGCCCGCTTCTTCATGGAATTTTGCATGGATGAATCCTGCGGTAAGTGCATTCCTTGCCGAGTTGGAACTGTCCAGTTACATAAATTATTAACCAAAATTAGCGAAGGTAAAGCATCACACTCTGATTTACAACTCCTAGAAGAACTATGCGACATGGTAAAACACACCAGCCTATGCGGTTTAGGCCAGTCTGCACCCAACCCCGTATTCAGCACCCTACGCTACTTCCAGGAGGAGTATTTGGAGTTGATTGGGGAGTAG
- the hoxE gene encoding bidirectional hydrogenase complex protein HoxE: protein MKTISPPNQTHPSGDKRLKMLDATLKRHQYQQDALIEILHKAQELFGYLENDLLLYIAHSLKLPPSRVYGVATFYHLFTLAPHGTHSCVVCTGTACYVKGSQAILANIEQLTHIHAGQTTADGQLSLLTARCLGACGIAPAVVFDGTVLGHQTPESVAERVQGWLKIGDR, encoded by the coding sequence ATGAAAACTATATCACCACCAAATCAGACTCATCCTAGTGGAGATAAACGATTGAAGATGCTAGACGCAACTCTCAAGCGTCATCAGTATCAACAAGATGCACTGATTGAAATTCTCCATAAGGCTCAAGAACTCTTTGGCTACTTAGAAAATGATTTACTGCTGTATATCGCCCATAGCCTGAAGTTACCGCCTAGTCGAGTCTATGGGGTAGCAACGTTCTATCATTTGTTTACCTTAGCACCACACGGCACTCATAGCTGTGTCGTGTGTACAGGTACGGCTTGTTATGTCAAAGGCTCTCAAGCAATTTTGGCAAATATAGAACAATTAACTCACATCCACGCTGGGCAAACTACTGCTGATGGTCAATTATCACTACTCACAGCACGCTGTTTGGGTGCTTGTGGTATTGCGCCGGCGGTAGTGTTTGATGGGACAGTTTTAGGACATCAAACTCCCGAATCAGTGGCTGAACGTGTACAAGGGTGGCTGAAAATAGGTGACAGGTGA
- a CDS encoding DUF3122 domain-containing protein → MSKISRKTNKHNRNKKIQSISPMCLSPTSFKSIFWWLLLLGILTIFMFLGLGSFYTETVIAAVDQQETATAEILYRSQTKLADESGKVWQVVLFKQVYPGQAQTLNLRLVGFPGSAELIHPQPLKISTATGKVLNAADVFLDEAPAPTIGQYDFQDILPQLPQEPLTLSIPLPGDRSININVPQRVVQEWHRVMSAES, encoded by the coding sequence ATGTCGAAAATCAGCCGAAAAACGAACAAGCACAACCGGAACAAGAAAATTCAGTCGATTTCACCTATGTGTCTGTCACCGACTTCTTTCAAAAGTATTTTCTGGTGGCTGCTACTTTTGGGGATACTGACGATTTTTATGTTCCTGGGTTTAGGAAGCTTCTATACAGAAACAGTAATTGCAGCTGTCGATCAACAAGAAACAGCAACAGCAGAAATTCTCTATCGCTCACAAACAAAATTAGCTGATGAGTCAGGAAAAGTTTGGCAAGTTGTCCTGTTTAAACAAGTTTATCCCGGTCAAGCTCAAACTTTAAATCTGCGCCTAGTAGGGTTTCCTGGTTCTGCGGAACTAATTCATCCCCAACCCTTAAAAATCTCCACAGCCACAGGTAAAGTCTTAAATGCTGCCGATGTTTTCTTAGATGAAGCACCAGCCCCAACTATTGGCCAGTATGACTTTCAGGATATCTTGCCCCAACTACCACAAGAACCCCTAACCTTGAGCATACCTTTACCTGGCGATCGCTCCATCAACATCAACGTCCCCCAACGCGTCGTCCAAGAATGGCACAGAGTTATGAGTGCTGAGTCTTGA
- a CDS encoding CP12 domain-containing protein, whose amino-acid sequence MLKAADVMTKDVATIRSSATVAEAVKLMRARDWRALIVDRRHEQDAYGIISESDIVYKVIAYGKDPGKVRVYEVMTKPCIAINPDLGLEYVARLFADYHLHRAPVIQGELLGIISLTDILAHSKFLELPRTIVLEQQLQEEIQQARTICSQKGIRSEECAAAWDVVEELQSEIAHQRAEKIDKTAFEDYCDEYPEALEARLYDL is encoded by the coding sequence ATGTTAAAAGCAGCCGATGTAATGACAAAAGATGTGGCAACTATTCGCAGTTCCGCCACTGTAGCCGAAGCAGTAAAATTAATGCGTGCTAGAGACTGGCGAGCCTTAATTGTAGATCGTCGCCATGAACAAGATGCTTACGGCATTATTAGCGAGAGCGATATTGTGTATAAAGTCATTGCTTATGGTAAAGACCCTGGTAAAGTCAGAGTCTACGAAGTGATGACCAAACCTTGCATCGCCATTAATCCAGACCTTGGTTTAGAGTATGTAGCTCGACTATTCGCCGATTATCATTTACACAGAGCGCCCGTTATCCAAGGCGAGTTATTGGGTATCATTTCCCTGACTGACATTCTAGCTCACAGTAAGTTTCTCGAACTACCCCGAACAATTGTTCTAGAGCAACAGTTACAAGAAGAAATTCAACAAGCCCGCACTATTTGTAGTCAAAAAGGTATCCGTTCCGAAGAATGCGCCGCCGCGTGGGATGTTGTCGAGGAACTGCAATCAGAAATCGCCCACCAAAGAGCAGAAAAAATTGATAAAACCGCCTTTGAAGATTACTGTGACGAATACCCAGAAGCACTAGAAGCCAGACTTTATGATCTTTAA
- a CDS encoding oxidoreductase: protein MSRLKLATVWLGGCSGCHMSFLDLDEWLIDLAAQADIVFSPFADIKEYPEGVDVVLVEGAIANEEHLETIQIVRERSQVLISFGDCAVTGNVTSLRNPLGSAELVLERSYIQTADLYPQIPHEPGIVPQLLDQVTPVHTVVPVDIYLPGCPPSATRIRAALEPLLRGEMPHLAGREFIKFG, encoded by the coding sequence ATGTCTCGCTTGAAATTAGCAACAGTATGGTTAGGCGGGTGTTCTGGCTGTCATATGTCGTTTCTGGATTTAGACGAATGGCTGATTGATTTAGCCGCCCAAGCAGATATAGTGTTTAGTCCCTTTGCAGATATTAAAGAATATCCAGAGGGTGTAGACGTGGTATTGGTAGAAGGTGCGATCGCTAATGAAGAACACTTAGAAACCATCCAGATAGTCAGGGAACGTTCTCAAGTATTAATTTCCTTTGGTGACTGTGCTGTAACTGGTAATGTCACAAGTTTACGTAATCCGTTGGGTAGTGCTGAACTAGTTCTAGAACGTTCTTACATCCAAACAGCTGATCTTTATCCTCAAATTCCCCACGAACCCGGTATTGTTCCCCAATTACTAGATCAAGTAACACCCGTACATACCGTAGTCCCCGTTGACATTTATTTACCCGGTTGTCCACCCTCAGCCACACGCATTCGCGCCGCCTTAGAACCACTATTGCGCGGAGAAATGCCACATTTAGCTGGACGCGAGTTTATTAAGTTTGGGTAA